GCAAGCAATGTCCGTCGCGGGGTCAGCGGAGCAACTCGTCTCGACGGTCAACGAAATGGCTGCCTCTACGGAGCAGGTGAACGGTAATACCCAGCGATTGAATGAATCGTTGACCGAAATTGCGGCCGCGGCGGAAGAGACTACGCGTTCGATCCACAGTGTCAATGGCAAAGTCCAGGAAATCTCGTCGTCGACGACTCAAGTGGGAACTTCGTCTGCTGCGATGGCGAGTTCCATTCGTCGCATTAGCGAGGATACTGAGAACCTCGTCACCGGCATGAACGAGACGGCGGCCACAGTGGAAGAAATGGCCCGCTCGATTCAGGGTGTCAAAAAGAACAGCGACGAGTTGGCGACTGCCGCTGATAGCACGGCTTCGTCCATCAATGAGATGGCTTCGTCAATCGAAGAAGTCGGCGCGACTTCCGAAAGTTTGTCGGCGGAAGTTGAACGTGTGGCCACCGCGGTGGAGGAAATGGCCCGTTCGGTGGCTGGAGTAGCGCAAAACGCTGAGAAGATTACTGACGTTGCCAGCGGAGCCGCCACTAGTGCCACGCAGCTTGACCGCTCGATTCATTCGGTGGCGGGACTGGCGAAGCAGGCTGACGAAACAACTCGCCAGCTGGCAAAGGAGGCTGACGAGGGGGGAAGTGCTGTCCAGAAATCCATTCAGGGCCTGACGCGTGTCCGCGATGTGATGACGCAGTCTGCGTCGGTCGTAAAGGAGATGGGCAAGCAGGCAGCTGAGATCGGCGGCATCATCAACACCATCAACTTAATTGCCGAGCGCACGAACCTCCTCTCACTCAACGCTTCGATCGAAGCGGCCCGCGCGGGAGATGCAGGTCGCGGATTTGCTGTGGTCGCCGAAGAGATTCGCAATCTGGCGAATCGGGCTGCGCAAGCGACATCGGATATCAGCTCGATTGTCAAAGCCTTGCAGGAGGTGGTGCAGGAAGCCGTGACATCTGCCAACGACGGCGTGAAAGTAGCCAACGAAAGCAGCGTGCTGGCCGAGGAAGGAATGTCCGGCCTGAAAAAGATTCTCAGCGGAATTCGACAGGCCACACAAATTACGTCGCAAATCTCGCGCGCGGCCGAAGAGCAGATTACCGCCGGACAGCATGTCGTATCGGCGATTACGACCACTGTTAACCAATCGAGGCAAGTTGCAGTTGCCACCGCCGAGCAGACAAAAACCGCACAGGACGTGTCGCAATCGACGGCTCAAATGCGCAAAATCGCGCAGCAAGTGTCTCAAGCGATGGCCGAACAAGGGCGGGCTGCGCGCGACATCATTAAGGCAGGACAAGCAACTCGTTCGTTGTCGGAGCAGCTTCGCAAGGCGACGACGGAGCAGGCCACGGGTGCCAATCAAATTTCCCAGGCGCTCGCGACAATGCGGACTGCGATCGCGTCCACGGCGAAAGCGGTCAGCGAGCAAACTCGTGGTGGCGAAGAAGTTGCCAAGGCGATGACGGCACTCAATCGCTCGGTCGCTGATGTCGCTCATGCGATGGCCGAGCAAGTAACAAGCACGGCCCAGATTGCTCGATCCGTCGATGGCATTCGTAAACAGTCGGGCCAAGTCAGCCAGGCCATGAACGAACAGACACGAGCGACGCGGGATGCCGCTGGAGCGGCTGAGAATGTCACCCGGCAAGTCAGGCTGATCACCGGCGCTAATAGCGAGCACTCGGCCGCTGCTGAGAGTATATTGGCCTCGATTGCGGAGATTCGCACGATTACCGATCGTAACAATCAATCGGCAACTTCCGCTCGCGATGTGATTGAGTCACTGAAAAAACAGGCTAACGAAATGACGAACGTAGCCAAGACTCGTCAAGCCAAACCGGCTGCTCCTGCCAAGCCCAAGTCCGCACTACGCAGGAAAACGAAATGACCCAGCCGCAACCGGAGGATGCCGGTCGCCAATTGCACATGGACAAGTTGCTCGCCGCTTTAGGAGACAAAAGCTGGCGCGCACGAAAGCGCGCCGTTAGTGAACTGACTGCGAGCAGTTCCGCTGATTTGGTTCGGCAAGTGCTGACCATCTTTCGCGACGAGAACAAAAATTTAGCGCGGGTCAATTCTGCCATCCGAGTACTGGTAGCAATCCCTACAGACGTTGTTCCGGCACTGATCGAATTGCTGAACTCGGAAAGCGCGGACGTCCGCACCTACACGGCGCTCACCTTGGGGGAACGAGGAGATCCGCGCGCTATTCCACCCCTGCTGGCCGTCCTTCACGACCCCGATACGAATGTGCGCGTGCAGGCCATTGAAAGCCTAGGCCATCTGCAAGCCGGCGAGGCTGTTGACGATCTTGTTCAATTTGTTGAATCGCGAGAGTTCGAACTGGCGTTTCCCGCGATCGATGCACTCAGCAAAATCGGAGATGGCCGAGTTGCCTATCAATTGGAGACCCTGCTGCTCGATCCGCTCTTTCAAGGCACCGTGATTGACGCGCTGGGCGCGCTGGGTGATGAAAACAGCTTGCTCGCCCTCTTACCTCTGGCCGAAGAACCAACAACTCCTCTGATTCAATTGGCGAAGGCGATTACACAAGTCCACGATCGCCAGGCTGAGCGATACGGTAGCGCGCAGGATGTCGTAGCAATGCTGCAAAGCGGCCCCCTCAGTTCGGCATGGATGGCTCGAGTGGAATCGGTAGTCGCCACAGGGAGGCCTGCGGATATTGAACCGCTAGTGAGGCTCGTCGGTTGGCTTCCGGCTGGTGAAGCAGACGCAAGTTTAGTGCGTTGGCTCGACATTCCCGCTGCCTATGAGGCCGCATTGCAAGCTCTCGCTCGGCGGCATTCGGCAGCGACGACTTTGCTGAAGCAAAGATTGGAGCGAAAGGGCGAGACGCTCGAACCTTCGTTCGTAAAACTATTGGGCAAACTGGGCGATCGTTCTTTCACTCCGGGCCTGCTTCGTTTGCTCGCCGCAACTGACGAAGATATTGTCAACGCCACTCTCGAAGCGCTCACGCACATTCGTGATCTCGAATCGTATGCTCCAGCGAAGAAACTGCTTGGCCATCCGAGTTTGGTAGTACGCAGCGCCGCGGTGGAACTGATCAATTCCTTAGGGCATGACGCATTGCCTGCTGAGCTGACTCAACTGCTGCACGACGCCAACCCATTGGTGCGCGAATCGGCGGTTAGAGTAGCCGCCTATTGTGGGGCGAGCGAATGCTTGCAGGCATTACTGGTGTGTTGTGATGACACGAACGAGCATGTTCGCCGTACGGCCGTTGCTCATCTTCCCTGTTTGGACAACGTTCGTATCTTGGAAGTCTTGAAACGAGTTGTGGCCAGCGATACTCCCGCAATTCGTGCCGCAGCTGTCGGTGCGCTCGCGGAGGTCGAGGATCCTCAAGTCATCGACTTACTCAAGCGATCGCTCACAGACACTGATGTCTGGGTCCGTTACAACGCGGTTGAATCGCTGACGCGAGTGGACACTCAGCGCGCTCTTGCGGATCAATTCAGCTCCCTGGCAATCAACGATCCGGGAATGCAGGTTCGCATTGCCGCCGCCAGCGCGTTGGGGCACTATGGTCGCGCGGGATACTCGCTGCTCGAACAAATGGCGGTACATCCGAACGCCGACTTATCGCAAGCCGCGCTTCTAGCACTCGGCGAAATTCGATGCCCTGAGCCTGCACAGGTGTTGATTAGTGCCCTAGATTCCGAGGACAGTCTTACCCGCATAACTGCCTGCCGGTCGCTGGGTCAGTCGGGACAAACCTGGGCTGTCTCACCGCTCGCCGAAGCTGCCAGTTCACCTGAACACCTCCTGTCGGAAGCGGCGATTTGTGCTCTGGGAAGACTGCATCAAGCAGAAAGTCTTGATGTCCTTCTGCGGTTGGCCAGCTATCCCAAACATCGGGCGGCGGTCGTCGCGGCGCTGACAGCTGTCAATTCTGACGAAATTCAGAATTTGGCCTCGCATTTGCCGTCCTTGCTGCTTGATGTCCGTCGCACCCTCATCGAAGCGCTAGTTCGCATCCGAACGCCCGCCGCAGTCGCAATTTTGGAGACCGCTGTGGAAGATGCGCAACCAGCGGTTCGGCAGGCAGCGGTGGCTGCACTCAGCCATATTGCCAGTGGACGTCCCTCACCTCCATTCCTGGTCGATGAAGGTGTGCGCTGATGTGGCCAGCAACGTTTCCGATCGATCTACCCCCCACCGTGTTCAAAATTCTTCGCGACCTGATTCATGATCACGCCGGCATCCATTTTGACGATGCGAAGCGCGGCATCCTCGCGGAGAAATTGTCGCCACGCGTAGTCGAGTGCGGGTTAACCACGTTTCTCGACTACTACTACTTGCTCAAATACGGGCCGGGCAGCGAGCAAGAATGGCCAGCCGTCACCGATGCGCTCTCAGTGCCAGAAACCTATTTTTGGCGGGAGATCGATCAGATTCAGGCGTTCGTCGAGCAATTGCTGCCCGCATATGTGAAGATGTTTCCTGGGCGAACGATTCGGATTTGGTGCGGGGCCTGCTGTACCGGAGAAGAACCGCTCACCATTGCCATGGCGCTGAACGAAACGGGCTGGTTCCAACGAGCCAGCTTTGAGATTTTCGCCAGCGATGCCAGTCCGGCGGCGATTGCCAAAGCTCGGCAGGGGATCTATCGCGACCGTTCTTTCCGCGCCTTATCTCCGGAACTAAAGGAGAAGTATTTTTTGGCGACAGCTGGCGGATGGCAGATAAACCCAGAATTGCACTCAGGAGTTCACTGGTCGGTTGCTAATCTCATCAAAAGCGCCGAGATTGCTCCGTTCGTTGAGTCACCATTCATCTTCTGCCGCAACGTATTCATCTACTTTTCGACCGAGATGATTGCCCGCACGGTCGATCAGTTCGCCTCACAGATGGCACGGCCGGGCTATTTATTCATCGGTGCTGCGGAATCGCTCCTCAAAGTCACTGATGAGTTCGATCTTCAACAGGTTGGCGATGCGTTTGTTTACACTTTGAACTGAACTGAGAAGTGAGAAATTCCTTGTCGCAAGTTTCTTCGCCAACCAGCCCACGCTCGCACATCATTCGCGTGCTCATCGTCGATGACTCTGCTTTTGTGCGTAAGTTCGTGAGGCAGATGCTGTCGCGCAGTCCCTTCATCGAAGTGGTCGGTGCTGCCCGCGATGGCCTCGAGGCGTTGGAACTTGTCGAGCAACTCAAGCCGGATGTGGTGACGCTCGATCTGAACATGCCGAGTGCCGATGGGCTCACATTTCTGCGCGCACAAATGGAGCGTGCCCCCCTTCCGGTAATCGTGGTTAGCATGGCCAGCAAGGATGGCCAGCAGGTGCTCGAAGCACTTGAGGCAGGCGCGATCGACGTCATTCAAAAGCCCACTGGTTTGGCGACCGAACGATTATTGGAGATCACCGAGGAATTGCTGGCGAAGGTTAAAGCGGCAGCCGCTACGCATCTGTTGAAGCGACCAGCGGTCGAAGCTGGCGCTCCGCTGGTTCCTTTGGCTAGTCGGATCACGAATCGCCAGGTTGATGTGGTCGTTTTGGGCGTTTCTACCGGCGGTCCGCAGGCGCTAAAGTACTTGATTCCCCGATTACCAAAGACGTTCCCCGTTCCGATCGCCATGGTTTTGCACATGCCCGTGGGATACACGGAGCTATTCGCCCGCAGTTTGCGTGATGTTTCCGAACTCGACGTGCGGGAAGCTCGGGAAGGTGACATCCTTCGCGCCGGCCAGGTACTACTGGCACCCGCAGGGTTTCATCTTTCGCTCTTGCGTAAGCCTACAGGTGAGGTAGCTTCTCACCTGGACTTGCTGCCAATTGATACGGCTCACCGCCCTGCTGTCGATGTCCTATTCAAATCTGCAGCCGACGTATATGGTGAAAGGACGCTCGGAATAGTGATGACCGGCATGGGTTCTGACGGCACTCCCGGCTCAGCCTGGATCAAGGCTGCAGGTGGCCGAATTATCGTCGAATCGGAAGAGAGTTGCGTGGTTTACGGGATGCCTCGGTCTGTGGTCGAAGCGGGCTTGTTCGATCGCAGCGTTCCCCTGGCAAAAATGGCTGCCACGATTCTGGAGATGCTGTAATGGCAAAAATTCTGATTGTCGACGACTCCAATTTGGCGCGTCGAACTACACGCAAAATCCTGGAGGAAGCGGGCCACACTGTGGTCGATGCGGAAGACGGCTTCACCGCGCTCGAACGTTACTTTATCGAGAAGCCAAACCTGGTGATGCTCGACGTGACGATGCGCGAAATGGACGGCATCGAGGTGCTTGGCCGCTTGCGGCAGATGGATGCGAATTGCCAAGCGATTATTGTGACGGCTGACATTCAAAGCTCGACTCGTCAGATGGCCGCCGATGGCGGCGCTGCTGGGTTTGTCGTCAAGCCAGTTACATCCGCTTCGTTGCTGGCGGCGGTAGAGACGGCTTTGCAAGGAGGGATTGCGCCGTGCAATTAACGCCGCTCCAGAAAGACGCCGTCACCGAACTGATCAACATTGCCTTTTCGCGCTCCGCTGCCTCTCTGTCTGACCTCACAAAAAGCCGCGTTGACCTGGAAGTTCCAGAGGTCAGCGTCCATGAAATTCACGAGGTTGTCGATGCACTTAGCAAGTTCGTGAGTGGCGATGTAGCAACCGTTCATCAGGTCTTCACTGGCCCAGTCGCTGGCGATGCCTTTCTGCTTTTGAATTTTGACGGCGCAGTGCAACTCGTCGATTTGCTGACGGGAGAACGAAGCCTCGGCGGCACGTTAGGCGCATCATCACGCGAGGTAATAACCGAGGTCGGTAACATTATCATGAATGCCTGCCTGGGGGTGTTCGGAAATCTGCTGCACGTTCGGTTCTCGTTTTCGATTCCTCGCTTGAGCCTTGATGTGCTCGCCGAGAAGGTGCAGTCGCTGGTCGTGGATGAGTCGGTTCCGCAACACGCACTCGTGGTCGGTGCTCGATTCAGGATGCGCGGAAGTGAAGTAACGGGCTGCCTGATCTTGGTACTAGGTATCGCTTCGTTTGCCCTGTTTCTGCAATCCGTTGAGAATTGGGCTGAGGCGGAGATGGGTGGCGCCGCTGGTATTGCTGTCTAGTCGAATTTTTTTCGGTGAGTCTTAAGAGTCTGGCATCGCGATGGAAGTCAACAATACACTCCTGAAGAACCTCGATCACTTGGGTTCGTGGGGGATTCTGACGACCGATGTTGACTCGAAAATCACCGGCTGGAATCGCTGGCTGGAAAAGCATACTGGCCAGAAGAGTGAGCAGGTCGTCGGGCGTACTCTGTTCGACGTCTTTCCTGAGTTGGTGATTCGCGGCCTGGACCGCTACTATTCTCAGGCTCTCACCGGCCAATCGGGAATTCTGTCACAGCGGTTTCATGCGTACCTGCTCCCGATGCCGCCCACGGTTGCATCAGCCTCGCTGATGAATATGCAGCAAACTGCAAAAATCAATCCGCTGATGGAAGGTGAGCGGATTATCGGCACTTTAACTCTGATTGAAGATGTCACCGAACGAGTTGCCACTGAATTTGAACTCCGTCAGCAAGCCCAAAGCTTGGAAGACGCCAATCGGCACAAAGACGAGTTCCTGGCCATGTTGGCCCACGAATTGCGCAATCCTTTGGCTCCAATTCGCAACGGCATTCGCCTGCTGGATCACGTCGCGACCGAGAGTAGCGAAGCTCGCGATACACGCCAGATGATCGAGCGGCAAGTCACGCACATGGCGCGCCTGATCGATGATCTGATGGACGTGTCCCGAATCGTCCGCGGTAAAGTGCGTCTGCAAAAAGAACCGTGCGATTTAGTGCAGATTCTGCGCGACGTCGCCCACGACTATGAGGCCATTCTCGCCGACAACGGCTTAACACTATTTGCCGAACTCCCCACCGAGCCTTGCTGGATGGAAGGCGATGTAACGCGACTGTCGCAGGTCATATCGAATCTGCTGCACAACGCGAACAAGTTTACGAACAAAGGGGGGAGAGTTTGGCTGAAAGCCAAGATCGATGCTGCTGCATCGTTAATAACCATTAGCGTGCAAGACGACGGCATCGGCATGAGCGCGGAAACTGTGGCCAAGGTCTTTGACACCTTCAGCCAGGCGGAAAGCAGCCTCGCGCGTAGCAAGGGAGGCCTTGGATTGGGTCTGGCGCTCGTCAAGGGTCTCGTCGAACTACA
Above is a window of Anatilimnocola aggregata DNA encoding:
- a CDS encoding methyl-accepting chemotaxis protein → MPLRSNRRATPSDSPMGQTDTMQITSAAVELTRITDELQRGIETQKTSLDKVVTQTKATATSLKETATQAMSVAGSAEQLVSTVNEMAASTEQVNGNTQRLNESLTEIAAAAEETTRSIHSVNGKVQEISSSTTQVGTSSAAMASSIRRISEDTENLVTGMNETAATVEEMARSIQGVKKNSDELATAADSTASSINEMASSIEEVGATSESLSAEVERVATAVEEMARSVAGVAQNAEKITDVASGAATSATQLDRSIHSVAGLAKQADETTRQLAKEADEGGSAVQKSIQGLTRVRDVMTQSASVVKEMGKQAAEIGGIINTINLIAERTNLLSLNASIEAARAGDAGRGFAVVAEEIRNLANRAAQATSDISSIVKALQEVVQEAVTSANDGVKVANESSVLAEEGMSGLKKILSGIRQATQITSQISRAAEEQITAGQHVVSAITTTVNQSRQVAVATAEQTKTAQDVSQSTAQMRKIAQQVSQAMAEQGRAARDIIKAGQATRSLSEQLRKATTEQATGANQISQALATMRTAIASTAKAVSEQTRGGEEVAKAMTALNRSVADVAHAMAEQVTSTAQIARSVDGIRKQSGQVSQAMNEQTRATRDAAGAAENVTRQVRLITGANSEHSAAAESILASIAEIRTITDRNNQSATSARDVIESLKKQANEMTNVAKTRQAKPAAPAKPKSALRRKTK
- a CDS encoding HEAT repeat domain-containing protein — its product is MTQPQPEDAGRQLHMDKLLAALGDKSWRARKRAVSELTASSSADLVRQVLTIFRDENKNLARVNSAIRVLVAIPTDVVPALIELLNSESADVRTYTALTLGERGDPRAIPPLLAVLHDPDTNVRVQAIESLGHLQAGEAVDDLVQFVESREFELAFPAIDALSKIGDGRVAYQLETLLLDPLFQGTVIDALGALGDENSLLALLPLAEEPTTPLIQLAKAITQVHDRQAERYGSAQDVVAMLQSGPLSSAWMARVESVVATGRPADIEPLVRLVGWLPAGEADASLVRWLDIPAAYEAALQALARRHSAATTLLKQRLERKGETLEPSFVKLLGKLGDRSFTPGLLRLLAATDEDIVNATLEALTHIRDLESYAPAKKLLGHPSLVVRSAAVELINSLGHDALPAELTQLLHDANPLVRESAVRVAAYCGASECLQALLVCCDDTNEHVRRTAVAHLPCLDNVRILEVLKRVVASDTPAIRAAAVGALAEVEDPQVIDLLKRSLTDTDVWVRYNAVESLTRVDTQRALADQFSSLAINDPGMQVRIAAASALGHYGRAGYSLLEQMAVHPNADLSQAALLALGEIRCPEPAQVLISALDSEDSLTRITACRSLGQSGQTWAVSPLAEAASSPEHLLSEAAICALGRLHQAESLDVLLRLASYPKHRAAVVAALTAVNSDEIQNLASHLPSLLLDVRRTLIEALVRIRTPAAVAILETAVEDAQPAVRQAAVAALSHIASGRPSPPFLVDEGVR
- a CDS encoding CheR family methyltransferase, with amino-acid sequence MWPATFPIDLPPTVFKILRDLIHDHAGIHFDDAKRGILAEKLSPRVVECGLTTFLDYYYLLKYGPGSEQEWPAVTDALSVPETYFWREIDQIQAFVEQLLPAYVKMFPGRTIRIWCGACCTGEEPLTIAMALNETGWFQRASFEIFASDASPAAIAKARQGIYRDRSFRALSPELKEKYFLATAGGWQINPELHSGVHWSVANLIKSAEIAPFVESPFIFCRNVFIYFSTEMIARTVDQFASQMARPGYLFIGAAESLLKVTDEFDLQQVGDAFVYTLN
- the cheB gene encoding chemotaxis-specific protein-glutamate methyltransferase CheB — translated: MSQVSSPTSPRSHIIRVLIVDDSAFVRKFVRQMLSRSPFIEVVGAARDGLEALELVEQLKPDVVTLDLNMPSADGLTFLRAQMERAPLPVIVVSMASKDGQQVLEALEAGAIDVIQKPTGLATERLLEITEELLAKVKAAAATHLLKRPAVEAGAPLVPLASRITNRQVDVVVLGVSTGGPQALKYLIPRLPKTFPVPIAMVLHMPVGYTELFARSLRDVSELDVREAREGDILRAGQVLLAPAGFHLSLLRKPTGEVASHLDLLPIDTAHRPAVDVLFKSAADVYGERTLGIVMTGMGSDGTPGSAWIKAAGGRIIVESEESCVVYGMPRSVVEAGLFDRSVPLAKMAATILEML
- a CDS encoding response regulator; this encodes MAKILIVDDSNLARRTTRKILEEAGHTVVDAEDGFTALERYFIEKPNLVMLDVTMREMDGIEVLGRLRQMDANCQAIIVTADIQSSTRQMAADGGAAGFVVKPVTSASLLAAVETALQGGIAPCN
- a CDS encoding chemotaxis protein CheC, which gives rise to MQLTPLQKDAVTELINIAFSRSAASLSDLTKSRVDLEVPEVSVHEIHEVVDALSKFVSGDVATVHQVFTGPVAGDAFLLLNFDGAVQLVDLLTGERSLGGTLGASSREVITEVGNIIMNACLGVFGNLLHVRFSFSIPRLSLDVLAEKVQSLVVDESVPQHALVVGARFRMRGSEVTGCLILVLGIASFALFLQSVENWAEAEMGGAAGIAV
- a CDS encoding hybrid sensor histidine kinase/response regulator, translated to MEVNNTLLKNLDHLGSWGILTTDVDSKITGWNRWLEKHTGQKSEQVVGRTLFDVFPELVIRGLDRYYSQALTGQSGILSQRFHAYLLPMPPTVASASLMNMQQTAKINPLMEGERIIGTLTLIEDVTERVATEFELRQQAQSLEDANRHKDEFLAMLAHELRNPLAPIRNGIRLLDHVATESSEARDTRQMIERQVTHMARLIDDLMDVSRIVRGKVRLQKEPCDLVQILRDVAHDYEAILADNGLTLFAELPTEPCWMEGDVTRLSQVISNLLHNANKFTNKGGRVWLKAKIDAAASLITISVQDDGIGMSAETVAKVFDTFSQAESSLARSKGGLGLGLALVKGLVELHEGRVEAYSSGLGKGSEFRVRLPLKKAAPLKTLTAPVPTTEKLQPKRVLVIEDNRDTALSMKMLLRHMGFDVQIAHSGPDGVELAKRILPDVILCDLGLPELDGFGVARTLRSDAATCDMLLIAQSGYGQENDILKSREAGFDLHLVKPIDFLQLQGLITSAENRRLKT